A part of Pantoea vagans genomic DNA contains:
- a CDS encoding multidrug effflux MFS transporter yields MQKFTLLLLSLVLLAPLGIDLYLPTLPQIAEGLNTPVSLVQTTIPLFLLVMGLGQLVTGPLVDNYGRKPIALLGLGLYITGSAIAATATSFPLFVVARLVQGCGVCCSAVVAFSGVRDRLSGDDAARAYGFLNGALNIVPALAPLLGGLLASAFDWRAPFWFLCAYGVLITLLVIIWLPETRPANTLRVKGLPIKQYAEILRQPRFLAFAFANAGALGMVLTYVSLAPQVLMTEGGLTPIQFSFAFGANGFWIMFVSMFVNKAIRKAGRPFCLAMGFFTMLLGAVLLVAGMQIFPAEMQTHWALYMFPVAVSVAGLAFTVGPATSYALEPYQQQAGVASALQGFIQMAGGAAGSLVIVALPVAEKLSLSLMMLLGAALAFIAWRCSRKMRGSLTALK; encoded by the coding sequence CTGGTGCTGCTGGCACCTTTAGGCATCGATCTCTATTTGCCCACGCTGCCGCAAATCGCAGAAGGGCTGAATACGCCGGTCTCACTGGTACAGACCACCATTCCTCTGTTTCTGCTGGTGATGGGACTGGGACAACTGGTGACCGGTCCGCTGGTGGACAACTATGGCCGTAAGCCGATTGCCCTGCTGGGGCTGGGGCTCTACATCACCGGCAGCGCCATTGCCGCCACCGCGACCTCATTCCCGCTGTTTGTCGTGGCTCGCCTGGTGCAGGGCTGTGGCGTCTGCTGCAGCGCGGTAGTCGCCTTTAGCGGCGTGCGTGACCGACTCAGCGGTGATGATGCCGCCCGCGCCTATGGCTTCCTGAACGGCGCACTGAACATCGTCCCGGCTCTGGCCCCGCTGCTGGGCGGACTGCTGGCCAGCGCCTTTGACTGGCGCGCACCCTTCTGGTTCCTCTGCGCCTATGGCGTGCTGATTACACTTCTGGTGATTATCTGGCTGCCAGAAACCCGTCCGGCGAATACGCTGCGGGTGAAAGGCTTGCCGATTAAGCAGTACGCTGAAATTCTGCGTCAGCCGCGCTTCCTGGCCTTCGCCTTTGCCAATGCCGGTGCGCTGGGTATGGTGCTGACCTATGTGTCGCTGGCACCGCAGGTGTTAATGACCGAAGGCGGGCTGACGCCGATCCAGTTCTCCTTTGCGTTTGGCGCTAACGGTTTCTGGATCATGTTTGTCAGCATGTTCGTGAATAAAGCGATTCGTAAAGCGGGTCGACCGTTCTGCCTGGCAATGGGATTCTTCACCATGCTGCTGGGCGCGGTGCTGCTGGTGGCAGGGATGCAGATTTTCCCGGCGGAGATGCAGACGCACTGGGCGCTCTACATGTTCCCGGTCGCCGTGTCGGTGGCCGGGCTGGCCTTTACGGTGGGGCCGGCCACCAGCTATGCGCTGGAGCCCTATCAGCAACAGGCGGGCGTGGCGTCCGCCCTGCAGGGCTTTATTCAGATGGCCGGTGGTGCGGCAGGCAGCCTGGTAATCGTTGCGCTGCCGGTGGCGGAGAAGCTGTCGCTGAGTCTGATGATGCTGTTGGGTGCAGCGCTGGCCTTTATCGCCTGGCGCTGCAGCAGAAAGATGCGCGGCAGCCTGACCGCGCTTAAATAA